Proteins co-encoded in one Aspergillus luchuensis IFO 4308 DNA, chromosome 6, nearly complete sequence genomic window:
- a CDS encoding uncharacterized protein (COG:K;~EggNog:ENOG410Q1NG;~InterPro:IPR036864,IPR007219,IPR001138;~PFAM:PF00172,PF04082;~go_function: GO:0000981 - DNA-binding transcription factor activity, RNA polymerase II-specific [Evidence IEA];~go_function: GO:0003677 - DNA binding [Evidence IEA];~go_function: GO:0008270 - zinc ion binding [Evidence IEA];~go_process: GO:0006351 - transcription, DNA-templated [Evidence IEA];~go_process: GO:0006355 - regulation of transcription, DNA-templated [Evidence IEA]), with product MSSGQAGILRIAPVQRRRGRPTRACDVCHVRKIACDRATPKCDWCACHDLQCTFSRSSPGGSSSIKQQGSRLKCLASANPTITAWTPAVGYIDPFAGRHWGNVCTFDGTPIFSASGLQWITACTGRELTVVHYPISEAPRWLDSADPPSPLPDQNHLYVEIQKYQASEFSLFFPILDPSLVTHTIQAAYYGQLSTGSPCLSCARAAIFAFYSLALSVVHGDEDDALESSVRYAREAYRLVPEIIKGAATLDGLQAVLMLSLCCQGLAADFSTIDHLLTTVARLIYQLRLNLSPDHAGATPLAVNIHARRLFRIAYVCDKGLTLLTGLPPRLEDSECDPAPSLFENANDPASITNAYLDAYVCLARIQSCIYRGLYSPEALRQSNTDLFRTIRNLDQDLEKWKDSLPLPNRPTLIPAEHDLVLQNTDMRFSVFHLQYHHCLLMIHQASSRCASWIGNQDTQNTSSSLAISVTASRAFLRTFVFHRVELGPQNLLFCLTYFIQTAINLFCNVLSHPLHPETNEDMNLMGLISDLIAAKKRARDPVCYVGKITFAQEIILELKRLARCAVDRATAARQASMTRNYAYYYSSTFL from the exons ATGTCCTCGGGTCAGGCAGGGATACTCCGGATTGCGCCGGTGCAGAGGCGACGAGGCCGTCCAACCCGGGCGTGCGATGTTTGCCATGTTAGGAAG ATCGCCTGTGATCGGGCAACACCAAAGTGTGACTGGTGCGCCTGTCATGATCTACAATGTACCTTTTCCAGATCTAGCCCCGGGGGCTCTTCAAG TATAAAGCAACAAGGTAGCAGACTTAAGT GCCTCGCAAGCGCTAATCCTACAATCACGGCGTGGACTCCGGCCGTTGGCTACATAGACCCGTTTGCGGGCCGCCACTGGGGGAATGTATGCACGTTCGATGGCACGCCCATTTTCTCGGCAAGCGGCTTGCAATGGATAACCGCATGTACTGGGAGAGAGCTTACAGTCGTTCATTATCCAATCTCCGAGGCTCCCAGGTGGCTAGACTCTGCTGATCCACCGTCTCCACTGCCTGACCAGAACCACTTATACGTAGAGATCCAGAAGTATCAAGCTTCTGAATTcagccttttcttccccatcctTGACCCCTCGCTGGTAACTCACACTATTCAAGCAGCATATTATGGACAGCTATCAACAGGATCGCCTTGTTTGAGCTGCGCCAGGGCCGCGATATTTGCTTTTTACTCGCTTGCGTTATCTGTGGTGCATGGGGACGAGGACGATGCGCTGGAGTCAAGCGTTAGATATGCTCGTGAGGCATATCGCCTTGTGCCAGAAATTATCAAGGGAGCTGCAACACTGGATGGGCTGCAGGCTGTTCTCATGCTT TCTTTGTGTTGCCAGGGGCTTGCAGCAGACTTTTCAACCATCGACCACCTACTGACAACGGTGGCCCGGTTGATATACCAACTAAGGCTGAATTTATCTCCTGATCATGCGGGAGCTACCCCTCTAGCCGTCAATATCCACGCACGACGTTTATTCCGCATAGCCTACGTTTGTGACAAAGGCTTGACCCTGCTAACTGGCCTTCCCCCACGACTCGAAGACTCTGAATGTGATCCAGCGCCTTCCCTCTTCGAAAACGCCAATGACCCTGCAAGCATCACAAATGCTTACCTTGACGCATACGTCTGCCTGGCGCGCATCCAGTCTTGTATTTACCGCGGGCTATACTCCCCTGAGGCCCTACGACAGTCGAATACAGATCTCTTCCGAACAATCCGGAACCTAGATCAGGACTtggagaagtggaaggatAGCTTACCGCTACCAAATCGACCCACGCTGATACCCGCTGAACATGACCTGGTGCTTCAAAACACCGATATGCGGTTCTCGGTCTTTCATTTGCAATACCACCATTGCTTGCTTATGATTCACCAAGCCAGCAGCAGGTGCGCCTCGTGGATCGGGAATCAAGATACTCAAAATACTTCCTCGAGCCTTGCGATCTCCGTGACCGCGAGTCGAGCCTTTCTCCGGACATTTGTCTTCCACCGTGTGGAGCTGGGTCCGCAGAACCTTCT TTTCTGTCTAACCTACTTCATCCAAACCGCCATAAATCTATTTTGCAATGTCCTCTCacacccccttcatcccgAAACCAATGAAGACATGAACCTCATGGGTCTAATTTCGGATCTCATTGCGGCTAAGAAGAGAGCAAGGGACCCTGTATGCTACGTTGGGAAGATCACCTTTGCGCAGGAGATTATCCTTGAGCTGAAGCGGCTTGCTCGGTGTGCTGTCGATAGGGCAACTGCAGCTCGACAAGCAAGTATGACTAGGAATTACGCTTATTATTACTCATCTACATTTCTATGA
- a CDS encoding uncharacterized protein (CAZy:GT25;~COG:S;~EggNog:ENOG410Q1SN;~InterPro:IPR002654;~PFAM:PF01755;~TransMembrane:1 (i25-44o)), translating into MGALKLNLPSSPSIQVFKRNRQRKLLYAGLSLVFLLMLWGTLLISSGERYAGLQGLRSADGLSLATITNETLGFGKIFCINLPSRPDKRDAITLGSSVTQFRVDWIDGVSSEDMSPKAYPPRYDEPDRPRMLAGEIGSWRAHLNAMQRIVSERITSALILEDDVDWDVTLKNQLQEFALGTLALQAESHPKTTPYGDDWDILWLGHCGTKCQKRTPFYILKNDPTSIPVYGLPQYWAGPAVHELVDNIKHNRIICKTSLAVCSSAYAVSFNAAQKILAALSVLPDDESMPPGQSVVYDVMLGRLCETGYLRCVSSHPSLFGNWKGAGLPSKGSDIQYKYDGPREQKTFEGASFQGLVYSTMFNLGTLLDGGRVVVSNVNDVMKPKLDFRKVRRLEGGLHVLDYEEMVLSRVG; encoded by the exons ATGGGCGCGCTGAAATTGAACCTGCCCAGCTCTCCTTCAATCCAAGTATTCAAAAGGAATCGGCAAAGGAAATTGCTCTATGCGGGGTTATCGCTTGTTTTTCTCCTCATGTTGTGGGGTACATTGTTGATAAGTTCTGGTGAACGGTATGCTGGGTTGCAGGGGCTGCGTTCAGCAGACGGATTAAGTCTGGCAACAATCACAAATGAAACATTAGGG TTCGGAAAAATATTCTGTATCAACCTCCCCAGTCGACCTGATAAACGGGATGCAATCACACTAGGCTCGTCAGTTACGCAGTTCCGCGTGGACTGGATTGATGGTGTATCCTCTGAAGATATGAGCCCAAAGGCCTACCCACCA CGGTACGACGAACCGGATAGACCTCGCATGCTAGCCGGTGAAATCGGCAGCTGGCGCGCCCACCTGAACGCGATGCAACG CATCGTCTCAGAGCGCATAACCAGTGCCCTAATACTTGAAGACGACGTCGATTGGGACGTGACACTAAAGAACCAACTACAAGAATTCGCGCTAGGAACCCTAGCCCTCCAAGCCGAATCCCACCCCAAGACCACGCCCTACGGGGACGACTGGGACATCCTCTGGCTCGGCCACTGCGGAACAAAATGCCAAAAGAGAACCCCATTCTACATACTAAAGAATGACCCAACATCTATTCCCGTCTACGGCCTTCCACAATACTGGGCCGGCCCAGCCGTCCACGAACTCGTCGACAACATCAAACATAACCGCATCATCTGCAAAACCTCACTGGCAGTCTGCTCCAGCGCATATGCGGTATCATTCAACGCAGCACAGAAAATATTGGCAGCGTTGTCTGTTTTACCTGATGACGAGAGCATGCCGCCTGGTCAGAGTGTCGTGTATGATGTCATGTTGGGGAGATTGTGCGAGACCGGATACTTGAGGTGTGTTTCGTCGCATCCTTCGCTTTTCGGGAACTGGAAGGGCGCAGGGTTACCTTCGAAGGGGTCGGATATTCAGTATAAGTATGATGGACCGAGGGAGCAGAAGACGTTTGAGGGGGCGAGCTTCCAGGGGTTGGTTTATAGTACTATGTTTAATCTGGGGACTTTACTGGATGGGGGAAGGGTGGTGGTTTCCAATGTTAATGATGTTATGAAACCGAAGTTGGATTTTAGGAaggtgaggaggttggagggggggttgCATGTGTTGGATTatgaggagatggtgttgagtCGTGTAGGATAG
- a CDS encoding uncharacterized protein (COG:E;~EggNog:ENOG410PHU6;~InterPro:IPR002293;~PFAM:PF00324,PF13520;~TransMembrane:12 (i46-65o77-100i121-147o167-187i199-220o259-276i297-318o338-360i407-425o437-455i467-487o493-513i);~go_component: GO:0016020 - membrane [Evidence IEA];~go_function: GO:0022857 - transmembrane transporter activity [Evidence IEA];~go_process: GO:0055085 - transmembrane transport [Evidence IEA]), with the protein MSPHDQSEEEGVRRPLLADSRGTDGTEPGAESTAALGPKFTRNLGAIEAFGIVISIVIGSGIFTSPGSIDTNVPSPGVALIVWLVGGILAWTGASTMAELGTAIPGEGGVQPYLRYIYGDVFGFLAAWTWIIAVMPATLAILSIVFIESIFSAAGVTDQAGSLSHKLLSILVLLVIGLANSISTKVSTRLNGFSVTTKFIAIAAIVVAGLVVVILQVSGINRDAGSNDWLKHSWFGSRNTWTPDGREIDWSSMHGWESLGYYSTALYGALWAYSGWDKAIYVSAELSAPARQLPLAINTALPIIILCFLAANAAYYILLPWKIVSTTDSVAVTAITHLLGPAFGILAAIVICLVVAGSLLGNSFVAGRMIVAASKLDWFPRFLGVLGHVGMPPDPEPPSQSTPRSDAPINATILATLLSIPYLLFGNFRALLTFNGLGEYSFFFLTVLGAILLRFRQPDLHRPYKPFIAIPLVFALVSGFVVVRGAVFAPLQAVILISVWIIGMGFYYLRAYLRRERVTRRSE; encoded by the exons ATGTCTCCGCACGATCAgtcggaagaggagggtgttCGCCGCCCGCTCCTGGCCGATTCCAGAGGGACCGATGGCACCGAGCCCGGAGCGGAGTCCACTGCCGCATTGGGCCCCAAGTTCACCCGCAATCTCGGAGCCATCGAGGCCTTCGGCATTGTCATTAGCATTGTGATCGGTAGTGGTATCTTCACTTCTCCAGGTTCCATCGACACAAATGTTCCATCTCCAGGAGTCGCGCTTATTGTGTGGCTGGTCGGAGGTATTCTGGCCTGGACCGGTGCCAGCACTATGGCCGAGCTAGGCACTGCTATTCCGGGCGAAG GAGGCGTGCAGCCATATCTTCGATACATCTACGGAGATGTCTTTGGATTTCTTGCTGCTTGGACTTGGATTATCGCCGTGATGCCTGCAACGCTGGCCATTTTGAGCATCGTGTTTATTGAAAGCATCTTCTCCGCGGCTGGTGTCACTGATCAGGCTGGAAGCCTTTCGCATAAGCTGCTCTCCATTCTTGTATTGTTGGTGATCGGTCTGGCCAACTCCATCAGTACCAAGGTCAGTACCCGATTGAATGGCTTTTCAGTCACGACCAAATTCATCGCCATTGCCGCAATTGTGGTGGCCGGTCTAGTTGTTGTCATCCTGCAAGTCTCCGGAATCAACCGCGATGCTGGGTCAAATGACTGGCTCAAGCACTCTTGGTTCGGATCTAGGAACACCTGGACGCCGGACGGTCGGGAGATCGACTGGAGCTCCATGCACGGGTGGGAATCGCTAGGTTACTATTCTACCGCGCTCTATGGTGCTCTCTGGGCTTATTCGGGCTGGGATAAG GCAATCTACGTTAGCGCAGAGCTCTCTGCTCCTGCTCGTCAGCTTCCATTGGCCATTAACACTGCCCTCCCCATTATCATTCTTTGCTTCCTTGCCGCTAATGCCGCGTACTacatccttcttccatggAAGATCGTTTCGACCACTGACAGCGTGGCCGTC ACCGCAATCACGCATCTCCTAGGACCAGCGTTTGGTATCCTCGCTGCCATAGTGATCTGCCTCGTGGTCGCCGGCTCACTTCTCGGAAACTCTTTTGTGGCCGGTCGCATGATTGTCGCGGCATCGAAGCTGGATTGGTTCCCTCGGTTCCTGGGTGTGCTTGGACACGTAGGAATGCCTCCTGACCCGGAACCTCCTTCTCAGTCAACTCCCCGATCGGACGCGCCCATCAATGCCACAATTCTGGCCACCCTGTTGTCAATCCCGTACCTGCTGTTCGGAAATTTTCGCGCTCTACTCACCTTCAATGGTCTGGGAGAGTACtcgtttttcttcttgaccgtCTTAGGTGCCATCCTTCTGCGATTCCGGCAGCCTGATCTTCATCGGCCTTACAAGCCCTTCATCGCTATTCCGCTGGTTTTTGCCCTCGTCAGTGGctttgtggtggtgaggggagCCGTCTTCGCACCTCTGCAAGCGGTAATCCTTATTTCGGTCTGGATTATTGGCATGGGGTTCTATTACCTTCGGGCTTACCttcggagggagagggtgactAGAAGAAGCGAATAG
- a CDS encoding uncharacterized protein (COG:S;~EggNog:ENOG410PSCX), with product MHQRTYTYVLAPRWDFRPDGPIALGNIIVDPFRPHRVLTRPDPDIPTAPIETVVETDWSLHHQRENGVKSSIWTHFLNAMGVDLGFEGSRSLDADYTVDSLTTSYFRDEPSHEEIIRRTQDGKIRDLMRLDSVFSKPVYMITGVKIAKGFRVSESRSSSKEANAGGKAGTAGTVIGDVSVGTDNKIYSKESDKHQGKTENYIVFAFQLMKIVPKGWKHKSFDVQDFYPKAALLLGDEEEETETELDVSYATAADFADSDLDIQFKMTELDDSQGAFRCVSAVA from the coding sequence ATGCATCAGAGAACGTATACATACGTCCTCGCGCCTAGGTGGGACTTTCGTCCCGACGGTCCCATCGCACTCGggaacatcatcgtcgacCCATTCAGGCCGCACCGGGTCCTAACAAGACCCGACCCAGACATCCCGACCGCTCCCATCGAAACGGTGGTCGAAACCGACTGGTCGCTACATCACCAAAGGGAGAATGGTGTCAAGTCAAGCATTTGGACCCACTTCCTCAACGCCATGGGCGTCGATCTCGGTTTCGAGGGCAGCAGGTCCCTTGATGCCGACTACACCGTCGACTCCCTGACAACCAGCTATTTCAGGGACGAGCCCTCCCATGAAGAGATCATTCGACGCACTCAAGATGGCAAGATCCGAGATCTAATGCGCCTGGATAGTGTGTTTTCCAAGCCCGTCTATATGATCACTGGCGTCAAGATTGCAAAGGGATTCCGAGTATCTGAAAGCCGTTCCAGCTCCAAGGAGGCGAATGCCGGGGGTAAAGCCGGTACAGCGGGAACCGTTATTGGCGATGTCAGTGTTGGTACggataataaaatctattcgAAGGAGTCCGACAAGCATCAAGGAAAGACAGAAAATTATATTGTGTTCGCCTTCCAGCTCATGAAGATCGTGCCGAAGGGGTGGAAGCACAAGTCTTTCGATGTGCAGGACTTCTACCCCAAGgctgctctgctgctgggcgatgaagaagaagaaactgaGACCGAACTCGATGTGTCTTATGCCACGGCGGCGGACTTCGCTGATTCTGACTTGGATATCCAGTTCAAAATGACTGAGCTTGATGATAGCCAGGGTGCGTTCAGATGTGTTTCTGCCGTGGCGTAA
- a CDS encoding glycoside hydrolase family 16 protein (CAZy:GH16;~COG:G;~EggNog:ENOG410PJB2;~InterPro:IPR000757,IPR013320,IPR017168;~PFAM:PF00722;~SECRETED:SignalP(1-20);~TransMembrane:1 (n8-15c20/21o318-339i);~go_component: GO:0005618 - cell wall [Evidence IEA];~go_function: GO:0004553 - hydrolase activity, hydrolyzing O-glycosyl compounds [Evidence IEA];~go_function: GO:0016798 - hydrolase activity, acting on glycosyl bonds [Evidence IEA];~go_process: GO:0005975 - carbohydrate metabolic process [Evidence IEA];~go_process: GO:0071555 - cell wall organization [Evidence IEA]): MSPILKYTAALLPTLPYTLAQTYTNCNPLEKTCSSDTGSTQSALHYNFVESSSTLAEWTTLSGNPTISSEGVELTINKQGDAPTIETPYYIFFGEISIVMKASAGTGIISSIVLESDDLDEVDWEVLGSYTTELQTDYFGKGDSSTSNRWTWEPIDDPQSTFHTYTLTWTPAALTWSIDGTATRTLSYSDAANGTRYPQTPMQVRIGIWAGGDPENNQGTIDWAGGKTDYSQAPFTMVVRSVDIVNYYPAESYTYSDKSGDFESILMQGGKVSSLSASADASGSGSGSTTTAGVAPATASIQWAGASRPACSQLNVPALRFSVSIWGLCMLFLAPRVLAI; the protein is encoded by the exons ATGTCACCCATACTAAAATATACCGCCGCGCTCCTCCCCACACTCCCCTATACCCTTGCGCAGACCTACACCAACTGCAACCCTCTAGAAAAGACCTGCTCGTCCGACACAGGCTCAACACAAAGCGCACTACACTACAACTTCGTCGAGAGCTCATCAACACTCGCAGAATGGACGACCCTCTCAGGCAACCCAACCATCAGCTCCGAGGGCGTCGAACTCACAATCAACAAGCAGGGTGATGCACCCACGATCGAAACGCCATACTacatcttcttcggcgagATCAGCATCGTTATGAAAGCATCCGCCGGCACGGGCATAATCAGCAGTATAGTTCTAGAGTCAGATGATCTCGACGAAGTCGACTGG GAAGTCCTAGGAAGCTACACAACCGAACTCCAAACCGACTACTTCGGCAAAGGcgactcctccacctccaaccgCTGGACCTGGGAGCCCATCGACGACCCCCAATCTACCTTTCACACCTACACACTAACTTGGACCCCTGCGGCCCTGACGTGGAGCATCGACGGCACGGCCACACGCACACTTTCCTACTCCGACGCCGCGAACGGGACCCGCTACCCGCAGACTCCCATGCAGGTCAGAATTGGGATCTGGGCTGGTGGCGATCCGGAGAATAACCAGGGGACGATTGATTGGGCGGGTGGGAAGACTGATTACTCCCAGGCGCCGTTTACTATGGTTGTGCGGAGTGTGGATATCGTTAATTATTATCCGGCGGAGAGCTATACGTATAGTGACAAGAGTGGCGACTTTGAGAGTATTTTGATGCAGGGGGGAAAGGTGTCGAGTCTGTCGGCTTCTGCTGATGCCTCTGGCTCCGGGTCCGGATCTACTACAACGGCGGGTGTTGCGCCTGCGACTGCTTCGATTCAGTGGGCTGGAGCATCGAGGCCGGCTTGCTCTCAGTTAAACGTCCCGGCGCTGAGGTTTTCGGTGTCGATATGGGGCTTGTGCATGTTATTTCTTGCACCGAGGGTTCTGGCAATATAA
- a CDS encoding uncharacterized protein (COG:E;~EggNog:ENOG410PVP2;~InterPro:IPR036052,IPR001926) gives MVMGVSCVQKSKWPDTRVVVLEPASSPVITEGRTGSHSVEGIGIGFVPPHLDSKLYDEARGVSEAEGRAVCRRLAREEGLLVGTSTGLNVVAAIALAKELGPGKTVVTVAVDTGLNYMNGNLLADA, from the coding sequence ATGGTTATGGGAGTATCATGCGTTCAGAAGTCAAAGTGGCCGGATACGCGAGTTGTAGTTCTCGAACCGGCCTCTTCTCCTGTCATTACCGAAGGGCGCACTGGTTCTCATAGCGTAGAGGGAATCGGAATTGGTTTTGTGCCGCCACATCTCGATTCTAAGCTGTATGATGAAGCTCGAGGAGTCTCAGAGGCAGAAGGTCGTGCTGTGTGCAGGCGGTTGGCTCGTGAGGAAGGTTTATTGGTTGGAACCTCGACTGGTCTCAATGTTGTCGCGGCCATTGCTCTTGCCAAAGAACTGGGCCCGGGTAAGACGGTGGTTACCGTCGCCGTGGATACGGGCCTGAATTATATGAACGGAAATCTCCTTGCGGATGCTTGA
- a CDS encoding nucleotide triphosphate diphosphatase NUDT15 (COG:L;~EggNog:ENOG410PR0Z;~InterPro:IPR020084,IPR020476,IPR000086,IPR015797;~PFAM:PF00293;~go_function: GO:0016787 - hydrolase activity [Evidence IEA]) has translation MVILTMDQHINPISRILSIRSSLSWRIESIRNRYRQSPPASNSIPRTSFPSACKSDLLNSMSRTLFVTTRNYRSINLNPTDYSVTDTTTMDQTIRVAVAVYVFNKHGQTILGRRKGSLGAGTWGHPGGHLEFNESFEDCAAREVLEETGLEVTDIRFLTAINNANMEGGKHYVTIFVGCRLVDEDAEPVVKEPEKCVCWEWVTWDDMRATIERQREAERLGKMEEYEGRVLFKPILNLLQQRVEFDPLEIYQSVERC, from the exons ATGGTTATATTAACCATGGATCAACACATAAACCCAATATCGCGCATCTTATCAATCAGAAGCAGCCTTTCTTGGCGAATCGAGTCTATCCGCAATCGTTATCGCCAGTCACCGCCCGCATCCAATTCTATCCCGCGgacttcttttccttccgcATGTAAATCAGATCTCTTGAATTCAATGAGCAGGACACTCTTTGTAACAACACGTAATTATCGATCAATTAACTTGAACCCTACCGATTACTCCGTCAcagataccaccaccatggaccAAACAATTCGCGTCGCTGTGGCCGTCTACGTCTTCAACAAACACGGCCAGACCATTCTCGGCCGACGCAAGGGGAGTCTCGGCGCCG GAACATGGGGTCATCCCGGCGGCCACCTCGAATTCAACGAGAGCTTTGAAGACTGTGCAGCTCGAGAGGTTCTAGAGGAGACGGGCCTCGAAGTAACTGACATACGCTTTCTCACTGCGATTAACAATGCCAATATGGAGGGAGGAAAGCATTATGTTACGATTTTTGTGGGCTGTAGGcttgtggatgaggatgcggaGCCGGTG gtcaaggagccTGAGAAATGTGTCTGCTGGGAGTGGGTCACTTGGGATGACATGAGGGCGACTATTGAGAGGCAGCGGGAAGCAGAGCGTCTGggaaagatggaggagtatgaggggagggtgttgttcAAGCCGATTTTAAATCTTTTGCAGCAGAGGGTGGAGTTTGATCCGTTGGAGATTTATCAGTCTGTTGAGCGGTGTTAA
- a CDS encoding uncharacterized protein (COG:S;~EggNog:ENOG410PJVK) → MPTSIETTVSTQTKIRPTVRLAAVDGDAEKQPDWLVELHTKGWTVVRGALPRDRALAYAGKAYEWLESWDLGFDRKDPSTRKAANLPWHTHGGLYSSNCSDGVNLSLPEMERPKTDPIFAPWAHVDQSPFNSKFDTVQGIVNLLPNGPEDGGLMVFEGSSACYTELWQHFDHKKGEKGWSTWAYQSVDEDMCQWLEARGCKWTKVCAEPGDLLLWDSRTIHYGAAPSSVNDRFAAYVCYKPAAAISEEARSVRLQAFETKQNTTHDPADFRVREYLPPTDHPTYEAAIKRPLHSPVLSKRARELIGLDLY, encoded by the exons ATGCCTACTTCCATCGAAACTACCGTCAGCACGCAGACTAAGATTCGCCCTACCGTCCGGCTCGCCGCTGTTGACGGGGATGCCGAAAAG CAGCCCGATTGGCTGGTCGAGCTTCACACAAAGGGCTGGACGGTTGTCCGCGGTGCCCTACCAAGGGACCGAGCACTAGCCTATGCCGGCAAGGCCTACGAATGGCTTGAAAGCTGGGACCTGGGGTTCGACCGCAAGGACCCGTCGACCCGCAAGGCAGCGAACCTTCCCTGGCACACTCACGGGGGGCTTTACAGCAG TAACTGCTCAGACGGCGTGAACCTTTCCTTACCCGAAATGGAACGCCCCAAGACAGACCCTATTTTCGCGCCGTGGGCGCATGTCGACCAGTCTCCCTTTAACAGCAAGTTCGACACCGTCCAAGGAATTGTGAATTTGCTCCCCAATGGGCCCGAGGATGGCGGGTTGATGGTGTTTGAAGGGTCAAGCGCTTGCTATACTGAGTTGTGGCAACACTTTGACCACAAGAAGGGTGAAAAGGGATGGAGCACGTGGGCCTATCAAAgtgttgatgaggatatgtGCCAGTGGCTTGAGGCTAGGGGATGCAAATGGACCAAGGTGTGCGCAGAGCCTGGCGATCTGCTACTCTGGGACTCG CGCACGATCCATTACGGcgctgctccttcttcgGTCAATGACCGCTTCGCTGCCT ATGTCTGCTACAAGCCGGCCGCCGCTATCTCAGAGGAGGCGAGAAGTGTGCGCCTGCAGGCGTTCGAAACGAAGCAGAATACAACACATGATCCGGCTGATTTTCGAGTCAGGGAGTACCTGCCACCGACAGATCATCCTACCTACGAAGCGGCCATCAAGAGGCCGTTACACAGCCCGGTGCTTTCGAAGCGAGCGAGGGAACTGATTGGGCTGGATCTATACTGA